One genomic window of Haloferax mediterranei ATCC 33500 includes the following:
- a CDS encoding HVO_A0114 family putative DNA-binding protein produces the protein MSDTTSPLHPMEREQLLAESTLVVTVKSSDEFYEDVTESIRSLERGDAVDSTPTLSFTSYDDLMETLTPRVLDLIEAIRHEEPSSINETARVVDRDVKNVHEELSRLARLGVIFFEEDGQSKRPVVWFDELVINLPFDMENSDTATRTK, from the coding sequence ATGTCAGACACTACGTCGCCGCTGCACCCGATGGAACGCGAACAGCTCCTGGCTGAATCAACGCTCGTCGTCACGGTGAAATCCTCCGACGAGTTCTACGAAGACGTTACCGAGAGTATCCGGTCGCTCGAGCGTGGCGATGCTGTGGACTCGACCCCGACACTCTCGTTCACTAGTTACGACGACCTCATGGAGACGCTGACGCCGCGTGTACTCGACCTCATCGAGGCAATCCGCCACGAAGAGCCATCCAGTATCAACGAGACCGCACGGGTCGTTGACCGCGACGTGAAGAACGTCCACGAAGAACTCAGTCGGCTTGCCCGGCTGGGCGTCATCTTCTTCGAAGAAGATGGCCAGAGCAAGCGCCCAGTCGTCTGGTTCGATGAACTCGTCATCAACCTCCCATTCGATATGGAGAACAGTGATACTGCAACTAGAACCAAATAA
- a CDS encoding helix-turn-helix domain-containing protein has translation MRRRARWMTGNDDKILELLAQGRLALNKKAIMVNFELRDIDISYSTVKRRLPMLEEAGLVKMVREQGGYYQITDDGLAYLNEEFEPPEL, from the coding sequence ATGCGCCGCCGAGCCAGATGGATGACCGGAAATGACGATAAAATCCTTGAGCTCCTCGCTCAGGGTCGTCTGGCGCTTAACAAGAAGGCTATCATGGTTAACTTCGAACTCCGTGATATCGACATATCTTACTCGACTGTGAAGCGTCGTCTGCCGATGCTGGAAGAGGCAGGACTCGTAAAGATGGTCCGCGAGCAAGGCGGCTACTACCAGATTACAGACGATGGTCTGGCGTATCTGAACGAGGAGTTCGAGCCACCTGAACTCTAA
- a CDS encoding UPF0175 family protein, translated as MSRTTATIPNDLTDLMEGAVKAGIFENKSDAIRHVLRAYFEENENARIAAAVSLYDDGEITLGTAARLAGVNRFEMRGILREEGVELRFGPEDMAAARDEIETARNLE; from the coding sequence ATGTCCCGAACCACCGCAACCATTCCAAACGATCTTACCGACCTCATGGAGGGGGCTGTCAAAGCGGGTATCTTCGAAAACAAAAGCGATGCCATTCGCCACGTCTTACGGGCGTATTTCGAAGAAAACGAGAACGCGCGGATTGCCGCCGCGGTATCGCTTTACGACGACGGGGAGATTACCTTGGGTACTGCTGCCCGCCTCGCTGGTGTCAACCGGTTCGAGATGAGAGGCATACTGCGAGAAGAGGGAGTTGAGCTACGATTCGGCCCCGAAGATATGGCTGCCGCGAGAGACGAAATAGAAACCGCTCGTAACCTCGAATGA
- a CDS encoding helix-turn-helix domain-containing protein, with the protein MSDEFLREMVNRISWFSPVDYEIMLFYEDHDIAVTAKSIAANIDYHRQYVNKRMRVLEDAGLFSNEEGIYELTEFGREFLAGNVDEDELPEP; encoded by the coding sequence ATGTCTGACGAGTTCCTCAGAGAGATGGTCAATCGAATCTCGTGGTTCTCGCCCGTAGATTACGAGATAATGCTGTTCTATGAGGACCACGACATCGCTGTGACAGCGAAATCGATTGCGGCCAATATCGATTACCACCGACAGTACGTCAACAAACGAATGCGCGTATTGGAGGATGCAGGCCTCTTCTCTAACGAGGAGGGTATCTACGAACTCACGGAGTTCGGCCGCGAGTTCCTCGCTGGGAACGTCGATGAGGACGAACTTCCCGAACCCTGA